One part of the Sphingobacterium sp. LZ7M1 genome encodes these proteins:
- a CDS encoding sulfatase-like hydrolase/transferase, whose amino-acid sequence MKILYLKLNQALFLLLFLPLLSFGQQKPNVVMIYADDLGYGDLSIYGATKIKTPNIDALANQGIRFTNGHSSAATCTPSRYSLMTGKYPFRKTGTGVLPGDAALIIDQGQMTLPELFRQQGYETAIIGKWHLGLGSQVEKNWNESIKPGPLEVGYNYSYIFPATADRVPTVFLEGHRVVGVDPNDPIEVSYKQKIGNEPTGLENPELLKMKASPNHGHNQTIINGIGRIGWMTGGLQARWVDEEVTMTFADKTIQYIRENARKPFFLSYHATEPHVPRMPSTMFKGKSGLGYRGDAILQLDHTVGEIVQALKDKGIYENTIIIFTSDNGAVLDDGYVDGAVTQLNGHNPFGPYRGGKYSAFEGGTRVPFIISWPKGIKKQQVSDALVCQMDLLSSFANFFKKPLSNQDELDSENIWNAFIGNDKKGREFLVQSAGTFSITKENLKYIKPSKGRAFNELTGTELGNHPEDQLYDLSKDPGEKDNIAKQNPKAVAELKELLEKVLK is encoded by the coding sequence ATGAAAATCCTTTATTTAAAGCTTAACCAAGCTTTATTCTTGCTATTATTCCTCCCTTTATTGAGTTTCGGCCAACAGAAACCGAATGTAGTCATGATCTATGCAGATGACTTAGGCTATGGAGATTTGAGCATCTATGGGGCAACGAAAATCAAAACCCCCAATATTGATGCACTAGCTAATCAGGGCATCCGGTTTACCAATGGACATTCCTCTGCTGCAACCTGTACACCTTCTAGATATTCCCTGATGACAGGCAAATATCCATTCCGAAAAACCGGAACAGGGGTATTGCCCGGGGATGCTGCCCTGATTATCGATCAGGGGCAGATGACCTTGCCAGAGCTCTTTAGACAACAGGGCTATGAAACAGCAATAATCGGGAAATGGCATTTAGGATTAGGCTCTCAGGTTGAAAAGAACTGGAATGAAAGTATAAAACCAGGACCATTGGAAGTAGGCTACAATTACTCCTATATCTTCCCTGCGACGGCAGATCGTGTCCCAACCGTTTTCTTGGAAGGGCATCGCGTGGTAGGGGTGGATCCAAATGATCCCATTGAGGTTTCCTATAAACAGAAGATCGGAAACGAACCGACAGGGCTTGAAAATCCGGAACTATTAAAAATGAAAGCTAGTCCCAACCATGGACATAACCAAACCATTATCAATGGAATTGGAAGGATAGGCTGGATGACTGGCGGCCTGCAGGCCAGATGGGTGGATGAGGAAGTAACCATGACTTTTGCCGATAAGACCATTCAATATATCCGTGAAAATGCCAGGAAACCATTCTTCTTGAGCTACCATGCTACCGAACCTCATGTCCCAAGAATGCCTTCTACCATGTTCAAGGGGAAGAGTGGCTTAGGTTACAGAGGCGATGCGATCCTACAATTGGACCATACCGTAGGCGAGATAGTCCAAGCTTTAAAGGATAAGGGGATCTATGAAAACACGATCATTATCTTTACCAGTGATAATGGGGCCGTATTGGACGACGGCTATGTAGACGGAGCAGTGACCCAGCTGAATGGACATAATCCATTTGGTCCATACAGAGGAGGTAAATATTCGGCTTTTGAAGGAGGTACCCGTGTTCCCTTTATTATCAGCTGGCCAAAAGGCATCAAGAAACAGCAGGTGTCAGACGCTTTAGTCTGTCAGATGGATCTTCTTTCCAGTTTTGCCAATTTCTTTAAAAAACCGTTGTCCAATCAAGACGAATTGGATAGTGAGAATATCTGGAATGCATTTATCGGGAATGATAAAAAAGGAAGGGAATTCCTTGTTCAATCTGCAGGAACCTTCTCTATTACAAAAGAAAATTTGAAATACATCAAGCCTAGCAAGGGGAGAGCTTTCAATGAACTGACCGGAACTGAACTGGGCAATCATCCCGAAGATCAATTATATGATCTGTCAAAAGATCCGGGAGAAAAAGATAATATCGCTAAACAAAATCCAAAAGCAGTCGCAGAGTTAAAGGAACTGTTGGAAAAAGTACTGAAATAA
- a CDS encoding GH92 family glycosyl hydrolase: protein MAMIFISATQAQAQKSEVDYVNPYMGNISHLLVPTYPTVHLPNSLLRVYPERADYTSDRIKGLPLIVTSHRGSSAFNLSPIVSGTRGLKPVLNYSYDQEIINPYSYSVYLDEDNIQVDFAVSHQAAIYELGFEKTGQPQLIFNSRKGDVKWDGNGVSGSQDIGNNTKVYIYAEFDQKPTEVGSLNNGQVSKSTEASGDQANLVLTFPTAAKTLKVRYGISFIDAAQAKANLNREIKNFDLEKVKTDGKATWNKALGKLKVEGKNENDKNIFYTSLYRTFERPVNISEDGRYFSAFDGKVHSDEGVPFFTDDWIWDSYRAHHPLNVLIDTKKEGNILQSFVRMSEQMPNFWLPTFPEITGDSRRMNSNHGVAALLDAYEKGVRSFNVEEAYRAAKGAITEKTLAPWSGKPAGKMDQFFFEKGYIPALHPGEKETYPEVHSFERRQPVAVTLGTSYDLWCLAQLAKHLGKTEDYEKFMKQSFNYRNLFNQETKFFHPKDEKGKFLEPFDYVFSGGQGAREYYGENNAWIYRWDVQHNIPDLINLMGGNEQFVNYLDEMFVQPLGKSKFDFYQQLPDHTGNVGQFSMANEPSLHIPYLYNYAGQPWKTQKRIKTLIKQWFRNDLMGVPGDEDGGGLSSFVVFSQLGFYPVTPGSGMYSIGSPFFEKAVIQLENGKTFTVIAKNASDRFKYIQSAKLNGKILNKAEISHKDILNGGVLEFVMGEKANRNWGTGN, encoded by the coding sequence ATGGCAATGATTTTTATCTCTGCAACCCAAGCCCAGGCCCAAAAGTCAGAGGTAGATTATGTCAATCCTTATATGGGAAATATTTCCCACCTGTTGGTGCCAACTTACCCAACCGTTCATTTACCAAATTCCCTGTTACGTGTCTATCCTGAAAGGGCTGACTATACCTCGGATCGCATCAAAGGCCTTCCTTTGATCGTCACCAGTCACCGCGGAAGCTCTGCCTTTAACCTGAGCCCAATTGTCTCGGGAACCCGAGGTTTAAAACCGGTATTGAACTATAGCTATGATCAGGAAATCATCAATCCATATAGCTATTCCGTTTATTTGGATGAGGATAATATTCAGGTTGACTTTGCTGTTTCCCATCAGGCCGCAATCTATGAATTGGGCTTTGAAAAAACAGGGCAGCCACAACTGATCTTTAATTCTCGCAAGGGCGATGTGAAATGGGATGGAAACGGTGTATCTGGAAGTCAGGATATCGGGAACAATACAAAGGTCTATATCTATGCAGAATTTGACCAAAAACCTACCGAAGTTGGTAGCTTAAACAATGGTCAGGTCAGCAAGTCCACTGAAGCCTCAGGCGATCAGGCGAATTTAGTCTTGACATTCCCAACAGCGGCTAAGACTTTAAAAGTTCGTTATGGTATTTCCTTTATCGATGCAGCTCAGGCTAAAGCAAACCTAAACCGTGAAATCAAGAACTTCGATTTGGAAAAAGTGAAGACAGATGGAAAAGCAACCTGGAATAAGGCCCTTGGTAAATTGAAGGTGGAAGGGAAAAATGAAAATGATAAGAACATTTTTTATACTTCCCTTTACAGAACCTTTGAAAGACCAGTCAATATTTCTGAAGATGGTCGCTACTTCAGTGCCTTTGACGGCAAGGTCCATTCAGATGAGGGAGTCCCATTCTTTACAGATGACTGGATTTGGGATTCATATCGTGCCCACCATCCTCTCAATGTCTTGATCGATACCAAGAAGGAAGGCAATATCCTGCAATCATTCGTTCGCATGTCAGAACAGATGCCTAACTTCTGGTTGCCTACTTTCCCTGAGATCACTGGCGATAGTCGCAGAATGAACTCCAACCACGGGGTAGCGGCACTCTTAGATGCTTACGAGAAAGGTGTCCGTTCATTCAATGTTGAAGAAGCTTACCGAGCTGCAAAAGGTGCTATTACAGAAAAGACTTTGGCTCCATGGTCAGGTAAACCTGCTGGTAAGATGGATCAATTTTTCTTTGAAAAAGGTTATATCCCAGCTCTGCATCCTGGTGAAAAGGAAACCTATCCAGAGGTACATAGTTTCGAGCGCCGTCAACCAGTGGCCGTTACTTTAGGTACTTCGTATGACCTTTGGTGTTTGGCGCAACTGGCTAAACATTTAGGTAAGACAGAAGACTATGAGAAATTTATGAAACAGTCTTTCAATTATAGGAACCTATTCAACCAAGAAACAAAATTCTTCCACCCTAAAGATGAGAAAGGGAAATTCTTGGAACCATTCGATTATGTGTTTTCAGGAGGCCAAGGCGCTAGGGAATATTATGGAGAGAACAATGCTTGGATCTATCGTTGGGATGTTCAGCACAATATCCCTGATTTGATCAATCTGATGGGAGGAAATGAACAATTCGTCAACTATCTGGATGAAATGTTTGTACAGCCTTTAGGCAAGTCCAAATTTGATTTTTACCAGCAATTACCGGATCACACCGGAAACGTTGGGCAGTTTTCCATGGCAAACGAACCATCTCTACATATCCCTTACTTGTACAATTATGCTGGTCAACCTTGGAAGACCCAAAAGAGAATCAAGACCTTGATCAAGCAATGGTTCCGCAATGACCTCATGGGGGTTCCAGGAGATGAAGATGGAGGTGGACTTTCCTCTTTTGTCGTGTTCTCCCAACTGGGTTTCTATCCGGTTACTCCAGGCTCTGGAATGTATAGCATCGGTTCGCCATTCTTTGAAAAGGCAGTCATCCAATTGGAAAACGGAAAGACCTTTACGGTCATTGCAAAAAATGCTTCGGATAGATTTAAATATATACAGTCTGCTAAATTAAATGGCAAAATCTTAAATAAAGCCGAGATCTCCCATAAAGATATTTTAAATGGTGGAGTCCTAGAATTCGTCATGGGCGAAAAAGCCAATAGAAACTGGGGTACCGGTAATTAA
- a CDS encoding SusD/RagB family nutrient-binding outer membrane lipoprotein: MKIKHIIILGFLALFVSLNSSCRKLEEININPNESSTTHPQFLLTKIQWQAFNAFKGTGPLYALKMIVQTDGENSNQIYVWQRGDFDAYGQLRDVTKMIEEAEKRNLQDYIALGKFFRAYYFFNLTMTFGDVPYSEALKGEKENNYTPKYDSQKDVLVGILKELEEANTLLSKIENRIGGDIIYGGTASQWRKLVNAFRLKILMTLSPKEADGDIAPKAKFSQIVSSEPLFTSGSDDAKLVYLDQIGNRYPEFNSSSYGSGMYVDSTYIKRLQDLKDARLFVLFTRTPNAAKAGKAVNDFTAYEGGNPIRPYDEVNKKATNGNVSKVADRFTKDPTNEPSVLLGYSEQQLILAEAAVRGWISGNADNYYNEGVKAGFKFYETYAKGLRGYVNEAIAANYLAQSSVKLSSVSTVEQKIERILMQKYLRSFHQGSWSAYYDHLRTGYPSFAKANPNHYAYRWMYPQAEYNSNATNVAAAIASQFSGSDVITAKPWWLK; this comes from the coding sequence ATGAAAATCAAACATATCATCATATTGGGATTTCTTGCTCTGTTTGTGAGCTTGAATTCTTCCTGCCGAAAATTGGAAGAGATCAATATCAACCCCAACGAATCGTCTACAACTCACCCACAGTTTTTGCTCACAAAAATACAGTGGCAGGCGTTCAATGCATTTAAAGGCACGGGGCCTTTATATGCCCTAAAAATGATTGTGCAGACTGATGGTGAAAACTCCAATCAGATCTATGTATGGCAACGTGGCGACTTTGATGCCTATGGCCAGCTTCGCGATGTTACCAAAATGATCGAAGAAGCAGAAAAGAGAAATCTGCAAGACTATATTGCCTTGGGGAAATTCTTCAGAGCCTATTATTTCTTTAACCTGACGATGACTTTTGGTGATGTTCCGTATTCGGAAGCATTGAAAGGTGAGAAAGAGAATAACTATACCCCGAAATACGATAGCCAAAAGGATGTATTAGTAGGGATTTTAAAAGAGCTGGAAGAAGCTAACACCTTGCTTTCAAAAATTGAGAACAGGATCGGTGGAGATATTATCTATGGAGGAACGGCTTCTCAATGGCGTAAATTGGTAAATGCTTTCAGATTGAAGATTTTGATGACCTTGTCTCCGAAAGAAGCAGATGGCGATATTGCTCCGAAGGCTAAGTTCAGTCAGATCGTAAGCAGTGAACCTTTGTTCACTTCGGGTTCTGATGACGCCAAATTAGTGTACTTAGATCAGATCGGAAACCGTTATCCTGAGTTCAACTCAAGTAGCTATGGTTCGGGCATGTATGTGGATTCAACCTATATCAAAAGATTGCAGGACCTGAAAGATGCTCGTTTATTCGTGTTGTTCACTAGGACTCCAAATGCCGCTAAAGCTGGTAAGGCAGTTAACGATTTCACGGCATACGAAGGAGGTAACCCGATCAGACCTTATGATGAAGTTAACAAGAAAGCGACTAATGGTAATGTTTCAAAGGTTGCCGATCGCTTTACGAAAGACCCCACCAACGAACCATCGGTATTGTTGGGCTATAGTGAGCAACAGTTAATCTTAGCTGAAGCCGCCGTGAGAGGATGGATCTCTGGCAATGCCGACAATTACTATAACGAAGGTGTAAAGGCTGGGTTCAAGTTCTATGAAACCTATGCGAAAGGACTTAGAGGTTATGTAAATGAAGCCATTGCTGCAAACTACTTGGCTCAAAGCTCCGTAAAGCTATCTTCAGTAAGCACAGTGGAACAGAAGATAGAGCGTATCTTGATGCAGAAATACCTTCGTTCTTTCCATCAAGGAAGCTGGTCTGCATATTATGACCATTTGAGAACTGGGTATCCAAGTTTTGCAAAAGCTAACCCCAACCACTATGCATATAGATGGATGTACCCTCAAGCGGAATACAATTCCAATGCAACCAACGTAGCTGCAGCAATAGCCAGTCAGTTTTCTGGATCGGATGTGATTACAGCAAAACCTTGGTGGTTAAAATAA
- a CDS encoding porin family protein — protein sequence MKKLVFAASILMLSFGAKAQSPGQFKIGANIGLPVGDVADVSSFTAGVDAAYLWNVGEKFQVGPTVGFQNYFLKSDYKDAGFTDFNYIPLAASGQYSIVPEFFIGADLGYALTTSGGEDAGGFYYMPKIGYQQQKWELFGGYRAVNNDVNFGAINLGFNFKF from the coding sequence ATGAAAAAATTAGTATTTGCTGCATCCATTTTAATGTTAAGTTTTGGCGCTAAAGCGCAGAGCCCAGGTCAATTCAAGATCGGAGCTAACATTGGACTTCCAGTTGGCGATGTTGCTGATGTTTCCTCATTTACAGCCGGTGTTGATGCGGCGTACCTATGGAACGTTGGCGAGAAGTTCCAGGTAGGTCCTACCGTTGGATTCCAGAACTATTTCTTGAAGTCGGACTATAAAGATGCGGGCTTTACAGATTTCAACTACATCCCTTTGGCTGCGTCTGGACAATATTCTATCGTTCCTGAATTCTTCATCGGAGCCGATCTGGGGTATGCACTGACTACTTCAGGTGGTGAAGATGCTGGAGGTTTCTACTATATGCCGAAAATTGGTTACCAACAACAGAAATGGGAACTTTTCGGCGGTTACCGTGCCGTAAATAATGATGTCAATTTCGGAGCTATTAACCTTGGTTTTAACTTCAAGTTTTAA
- a CDS encoding OmpA family protein: protein MRKIEILYALSFLVLAASCNSETKKEEPKNSTELIATEGSIEDNVEAGDTLRATRETVNPGNNTLTATGSGLSAEQSNLNVEAQLAADQLFDFNKSTLKPEAEEMLTQLAANLESMGDESVRITGHTDSKGDNNYNKKLSLARANAVKDWLVNKGLKNQIITEGKGEEEPIAENTTSDGKDNEEGRAKNRRVEVKYLGTQSISK from the coding sequence ATGAGAAAAATAGAAATATTATATGCCTTATCTTTCTTGGTTCTCGCCGCATCCTGTAATTCGGAAACAAAGAAAGAAGAGCCTAAAAACTCTACCGAATTGATTGCAACGGAGGGTTCCATTGAAGATAATGTCGAAGCTGGAGATACCTTGCGGGCAACTCGCGAGACGGTTAATCCTGGGAACAACACTTTGACAGCAACTGGGAGTGGCCTCAGCGCTGAACAGAGCAACCTCAATGTAGAGGCTCAGCTCGCCGCTGATCAGCTCTTTGATTTCAATAAATCGACACTGAAGCCTGAAGCTGAAGAGATGTTAACCCAGCTTGCTGCAAATCTTGAATCAATGGGTGATGAAAGCGTAAGGATAACCGGACACACAGATTCCAAAGGGGACAACAACTATAATAAAAAACTCTCCTTAGCTAGAGCCAATGCGGTCAAGGATTGGTTGGTCAATAAAGGATTGAAAAACCAGATCATTACCGAAGGAAAAGGTGAGGAGGAGCCCATTGCTGAAAATACCACGAGCGATGGAAAAGATAATGAAGAAGGTAGAGCCAAGAACCGACGGGTGGAGGTGAAATACCTAGGTACACAAAGTATCAGTAAGTAA
- a CDS encoding SusC/RagA family TonB-linked outer membrane protein: protein MDLLTVRNFRKYSKIGYALLCCALIGKSASASSIDEAHFHETPTSLSFQTQATGKIKNEANEVLVGTTIRNLTNKLSTASKLDGSFQIDAKQGDVLEFTSLGYVTQTITYSGSPINITMLKDESALEEVVVTAIGIKQQKRKLGYATQEVKTEVLDQSKTMNIGNALSGQVAGLTVTNPTGIFQKPNFSLRGKNPIIVIDGIVVETDFFDVPSENIANINVLKGTAASTLYGSRGRDGAILITTKTAKEDGLEVSFTTTNMMTAGFTVFPETQTEYGSGSNGKYEFWDGADGGISDGDMTWGPKLNAGVKVPQWNSPIKNKQTGEIIPWWGDVKGTIYDDRSLYERVPMDFVSHNNLQDFLRTGFVNDNNVSIAYKGQKAAVFFTGKYAIQQGQVPNSQLQSGGATMNTSYMFNPSLKLDVNLSYNKVYSPNYPRYGYGPKNHMYTILLWMGNDVNGKDLSQHYYVPGQEGFRQANYNYAWYNNPYFAANELNQQHNRDVLQGQSTLNWQVSPNFTVQGRASARQNSSFENMQSPKSYMNYSDSRNGDYKVWNNKRIDFDADVLATYHEEFGENFGISVNAGSSVYQRSLNNSYLATDGLIVPNLYSLANTQGPASATTFNSEKVTRSVYGSVNVDLFKSTYINFSGRNDWSSSLPQGNNSYFYPAVSLSSILSDYFKLPAGIDYLKVYSSLAQVSNDLDPYSTYLTYGKNLTYGSTPSVSYRDVLSNPAILPEQSTAFEAGLALSFLNNKVSAEATYYNVYDEFQIRDLAISQASGFPLRKSNVLDFRTQGLELMLNIYPIKNENFSWDFSVNWSRQVKKFAAIHGSEKFGNYMVGDRADAYYATIWQKSADGQVILNNDTRMPIRDSYAKNVGHLDPNWRFGFQNRFNLHGFSLNLDIDGSIGGLINSVTHEKMWWGGKHPSSTKYRDAEYTAGKYVYVPEGVIVTGGELVRDVNGNVVSDTRTYEKNTQAVSWQTWSQIYPYQARVTEDESKFFANTFDRSFVKLRRLSVGYDLNKFIKTSKVKSINATVFGYNLLMWQNIPFLDPDYGDDNNLQDPSARYIGASLNFKF, encoded by the coding sequence ATGGATTTATTAACCGTCCGAAATTTTCGGAAATACAGCAAAATTGGCTATGCCCTCTTATGCTGTGCACTCATTGGAAAATCCGCTTCGGCAAGTAGCATTGATGAAGCCCATTTCCATGAAACTCCCACCAGCTTATCCTTCCAGACCCAAGCCACTGGTAAGATAAAAAACGAAGCCAACGAAGTATTAGTTGGTACCACAATCCGAAACCTAACCAACAAGCTAAGTACTGCAAGCAAACTAGATGGTTCATTCCAAATTGACGCTAAACAAGGGGATGTATTAGAATTTACCTCTCTCGGTTATGTTACTCAAACCATTACCTATTCAGGATCTCCGATCAATATCACGATGTTGAAGGATGAATCGGCATTGGAAGAGGTCGTAGTAACGGCAATCGGTATCAAACAACAGAAACGTAAGTTAGGTTATGCAACACAGGAAGTGAAAACGGAGGTGTTGGATCAATCTAAAACCATGAATATCGGAAATGCCCTTTCAGGACAGGTTGCCGGATTGACGGTAACCAATCCTACAGGTATTTTCCAAAAACCTAATTTCTCCCTTCGTGGGAAGAACCCGATTATCGTCATCGATGGTATCGTGGTGGAAACCGACTTCTTTGATGTTCCAAGCGAGAACATTGCCAATATCAACGTACTGAAAGGTACCGCAGCTTCTACCCTATATGGATCTAGAGGTAGAGATGGGGCGATCTTGATCACCACCAAGACAGCGAAGGAAGATGGATTGGAAGTAAGCTTCACGACAACGAACATGATGACGGCAGGTTTCACGGTATTCCCTGAAACACAGACTGAATACGGTTCGGGATCGAATGGTAAATATGAATTTTGGGATGGTGCCGACGGTGGTATCTCGGATGGAGATATGACCTGGGGACCAAAGCTGAACGCCGGTGTGAAAGTACCGCAATGGAACAGCCCAATCAAAAATAAACAGACTGGCGAAATCATTCCATGGTGGGGCGATGTGAAAGGTACCATCTATGACGACCGTTCATTATATGAGCGTGTACCGATGGATTTTGTGAGCCATAATAACCTTCAAGATTTCCTGAGAACAGGTTTTGTCAATGATAATAACGTAAGTATTGCTTACAAGGGACAAAAAGCCGCCGTATTCTTTACCGGTAAATATGCTATCCAACAAGGTCAGGTTCCTAATTCGCAGTTACAATCTGGTGGCGCGACCATGAATACCTCCTACATGTTCAATCCATCTTTAAAATTGGACGTGAATCTATCGTATAACAAGGTTTATTCTCCAAACTATCCGAGATATGGTTATGGACCGAAAAACCACATGTATACGATCTTGTTATGGATGGGTAATGATGTAAACGGTAAGGATTTAAGTCAGCACTATTATGTTCCCGGTCAGGAAGGATTCCGCCAAGCGAACTATAACTATGCTTGGTACAACAACCCATATTTTGCAGCCAACGAGCTAAACCAACAACATAACCGTGATGTACTACAAGGTCAATCTACCTTGAACTGGCAGGTATCACCAAACTTTACGGTTCAGGGACGTGCTTCGGCAAGACAGAATTCTTCATTTGAAAACATGCAAAGTCCGAAATCGTACATGAACTATAGTGATTCGAGAAATGGTGACTATAAAGTTTGGAATAACAAGAGAATTGATTTTGATGCAGACGTTCTGGCAACTTACCATGAGGAATTTGGCGAAAACTTTGGGATCAGCGTCAATGCGGGTTCTTCGGTTTATCAACGTTCATTGAACAATTCTTATTTAGCAACAGATGGTTTGATCGTTCCAAACCTTTACAGTTTGGCCAATACGCAAGGTCCGGCTTCCGCTACAACCTTCAATTCTGAAAAGGTAACCCGCTCGGTATATGGATCGGTGAACGTAGATTTATTTAAATCGACTTACATCAACTTCTCTGGAAGAAATGACTGGTCTTCATCCTTGCCACAAGGAAACAATTCATACTTCTACCCTGCAGTATCATTGAGTTCCATCCTATCGGATTACTTTAAACTGCCGGCTGGAATCGACTACCTGAAAGTATATTCATCCTTAGCACAGGTATCCAACGACTTGGATCCATATAGTACCTATTTGACCTATGGAAAGAACTTGACCTATGGATCTACTCCATCTGTATCCTATAGAGACGTACTTTCAAATCCTGCTATTTTGCCGGAACAGTCGACCGCTTTCGAGGCTGGTTTGGCGCTATCTTTCTTGAACAATAAAGTAAGTGCAGAAGCGACCTACTATAATGTTTATGATGAATTCCAGATTCGGGATCTAGCGATCTCACAGGCCTCTGGATTCCCGTTGAGAAAATCCAATGTATTGGATTTCAGGACGCAGGGTCTAGAGTTAATGTTGAACATCTATCCGATCAAGAACGAGAACTTCAGCTGGGACTTCTCGGTAAACTGGAGCAGACAGGTGAAAAAATTCGCTGCGATACATGGTTCTGAGAAATTCGGAAACTATATGGTAGGCGACCGTGCTGATGCCTATTATGCAACGATTTGGCAGAAATCAGCTGATGGTCAAGTTATCTTGAACAATGACACAAGAATGCCTATCCGTGATAGTTATGCCAAAAACGTAGGACACCTTGATCCCAATTGGAGATTTGGTTTCCAGAACAGATTCAATCTTCATGGATTTTCATTGAATCTAGATATTGATGGGTCCATTGGCGGTCTGATCAATTCCGTTACCCACGAGAAAATGTGGTGGGGTGGTAAGCATCCATCTTCAACCAAATATAGAGATGCAGAATATACTGCTGGAAAATATGTTTATGTCCCTGAAGGTGTAATCGTAACGGGTGGTGAACTGGTAAGGGATGTAAATGGAAACGTTGTTTCCGATACGCGTACCTACGAGAAAAACACACAGGCAGTGAGCTGGCAAACTTGGAGTCAGATCTACCCTTACCAAGCAAGGGTAACTGAAGATGAGAGCAAATTCTTTGCGAATACCTTTGATCGTTCATTTGTAAAATTACGCCGCTTATCGGTAGGCTATGACCTCAATAAATTCATCAAAACCTCAAAGGTGAAGTCAATCAATGCAACGGTATTCGGTTACAACCTATTGATGTGGCAAAACATTCCGTTCTTGGATCCTGACTATGGTGATGACAACAACCTGCAAGATCCTTCCGCACGCTACATTGGGGCATCCTTAAACTTTAAATTCTAA
- a CDS encoding GNAT family N-acetyltransferase, which produces MIIRRGLKQDSEQIASYLLLAMEEIAYRFIGKRDQQQALHFLTELVRQEGNQYSYNNNWVIEEAGEVVATALIYDGSKLHELRKPVAQYVETQFQRDFNPEDETQAGEFYIDCIGVNPNQQGKGLGSKIIEFLIGEYVTKNKTVLGLLVDDDNPKAKKLYERLGFQVVGEKWLMGKHLEHMQIK; this is translated from the coding sequence ATGATTATTAGAAGAGGATTAAAGCAGGATTCGGAACAAATAGCAAGTTATTTATTGTTGGCCATGGAAGAGATTGCCTACCGTTTTATTGGAAAAAGAGACCAGCAGCAAGCCTTGCATTTTTTGACAGAATTGGTAAGACAAGAAGGCAACCAATATTCCTATAATAATAATTGGGTCATCGAAGAGGCCGGAGAAGTTGTGGCAACTGCCCTCATTTATGACGGTTCAAAATTGCATGAATTAAGAAAGCCGGTTGCACAGTATGTAGAAACCCAATTCCAACGTGATTTCAACCCTGAAGACGAAACACAAGCAGGCGAATTCTATATTGATTGCATCGGGGTCAATCCCAATCAACAGGGTAAAGGTTTGGGATCGAAAATTATTGAATTCCTGATCGGGGAATATGTTACGAAGAATAAAACGGTATTAGGCTTATTGGTCGATGATGATAACCCGAAAGCTAAAAAACTATATGAACGTCTAGGCTTCCAAGTGGTCGGCGAAAAATGGTTGATGGGAAAACATCTGGAACATATGCAGATTAAATAA